The following coding sequences lie in one Methylosinus sp. PW1 genomic window:
- a CDS encoding ribose-phosphate pyrophosphokinase produces MAAMKILAGNSNRALAETIAAYVNVPLCRAQVRRFADMEVFVEIQENVRGQDTFVVQSTSAPSNDHLMELLIMIDALRRASARRITAVIPYFGYARQDRKGTSRTPISAKLVANLITRAGADRVLTVDLHAGQIQGFFDIPTDNLFAAPVMVADIKSHAKVPNAMVVSPDTGGVVRARALAKRIDAPLAIVDKRRERAGESEVMNIIGDVTGRNCILVDDIVDSGGTLCNAAEALLAQGATSVSAYITHGVLSGAAAERVAASKLKELVLTDTIAATPAVQGARNIRFIPIGPLIGEAIARTAREESVSSLFD; encoded by the coding sequence ATGGCGGCGATGAAAATTCTCGCAGGCAACTCTAATCGCGCGCTCGCCGAGACGATCGCAGCCTATGTCAACGTGCCTTTGTGCCGGGCGCAGGTGCGGCGCTTCGCCGATATGGAGGTCTTCGTCGAGATTCAGGAGAATGTGCGCGGGCAGGATACTTTCGTCGTCCAGTCGACCTCCGCGCCGTCGAACGATCATCTCATGGAGCTGCTCATCATGATCGACGCGCTGCGCCGCGCGTCGGCGCGCCGCATCACTGCGGTCATCCCCTATTTCGGCTATGCGCGGCAGGACCGCAAAGGCACCTCGCGCACGCCGATCTCGGCCAAGCTCGTCGCCAATCTCATCACGAGGGCGGGCGCCGACCGCGTGCTGACCGTCGATCTCCACGCCGGGCAGATTCAGGGCTTCTTCGACATTCCGACCGACAATCTCTTCGCGGCGCCGGTCATGGTGGCGGATATCAAATCGCACGCCAAAGTGCCCAACGCCATGGTCGTCTCGCCGGACACGGGCGGCGTGGTGCGCGCCCGCGCTCTCGCCAAACGCATCGACGCGCCGCTGGCCATTGTCGACAAGCGCCGCGAGCGCGCCGGCGAATCGGAGGTGATGAACATCATCGGCGACGTCACCGGCCGCAATTGCATTCTCGTCGACGATATCGTCGATTCGGGCGGCACGCTCTGCAACGCCGCCGAGGCGCTGCTGGCGCAGGGCGCGACCTCGGTCTCCGCCTATATCACCCATGGCGTGCTCTCCGGCGCGGCGGCCGAGCGCGTCGCCGCCTCCAAGCTGAAAGAGCTGGTGCTGACCGACACGATCGCGGCGACGCCCGCCGTGCAGGGGGCGCGCAACATCCGCTTCATCCCGATCGGTCCGCTGATCGGCGAGGCCATCGCCCGCACGGCGCGCGAGGAGAGCGTGTCGAGCCTGTTCGACTGA
- a CDS encoding acyl-CoA synthetase, whose translation MIEPVPARFNLARYCIADHARIHPDKTAIVIVGDESETSWTYGALDRDVRALAAGFRDLGLSPGARVMIRMGNEAGAVLSYFAAIAAGYVALLASSQLTFEEASFLLEDCGATALVLGRDFEGEAHSRAGVFVLRGVDLARLTKGAPLDDYADTAADDPAYLVYTSGTTSRPKGVLHAHRAAWARRPMYSHWQGLTADDVMLHAGAMNWTYTLGVGVVDPLANGAAAVLYNGRPDPQVWPRLIARHRATIFAAVPGVYRQILKYAALETHDLSSLRHGLTAGAALSPSLLEEWRARAKTELYEAFGMSEISTFISSAPSVPVRPGSPGRPQPGRFVAALPREEGTEPLGHGETGVLAVRRDEKGLMLRYWNRPDEEREAFRGDWFVSGDLVEFDADGYMWHHGRADEVMNALGYRVSPAEVEKCLLAHPLVADAAVAERPGRDDQTIIKAYVILRDGATLGEEDILAHCADHLAAYKRPRQIAFLDALPRNRNGKLLRAALP comes from the coding sequence ATGATCGAGCCTGTTCCCGCCCGCTTCAATCTCGCCCGCTATTGCATCGCCGATCACGCGCGCATCCATCCCGACAAGACGGCGATCGTCATCGTCGGCGACGAGAGCGAGACGAGCTGGACCTATGGCGCGCTCGATCGCGACGTGCGCGCGCTCGCCGCCGGCTTTCGCGATCTCGGCCTTTCGCCAGGCGCGCGAGTGATGATTCGCATGGGCAATGAGGCGGGCGCGGTACTCTCCTATTTCGCCGCCATCGCCGCCGGCTATGTCGCCCTGCTCGCCTCCTCGCAGCTCACTTTCGAGGAGGCCTCCTTCCTGCTGGAAGATTGCGGCGCGACCGCGCTGGTGCTCGGCCGCGATTTCGAGGGCGAGGCGCATTCGCGCGCCGGCGTCTTCGTCTTGCGCGGCGTGGATCTCGCGCGGCTGACGAAAGGCGCGCCGCTGGACGACTACGCCGACACCGCGGCCGACGATCCCGCCTATCTCGTCTACACCTCCGGCACGACGAGCCGGCCCAAGGGCGTGCTGCATGCGCATCGCGCCGCCTGGGCGCGGCGGCCCATGTATTCGCATTGGCAGGGGCTCACGGCCGACGATGTGATGCTGCACGCCGGCGCGATGAACTGGACCTACACGCTCGGCGTCGGCGTGGTCGATCCGCTCGCCAATGGCGCCGCGGCGGTGCTCTACAACGGCCGTCCCGATCCGCAAGTCTGGCCCCGGCTCATCGCGCGCCATCGCGCGACCATCTTCGCCGCCGTGCCCGGCGTCTATCGACAGATTCTCAAATATGCCGCGCTGGAGACGCATGATCTCTCGAGCCTGCGGCATGGCCTCACCGCCGGCGCCGCTCTGTCGCCGAGCCTGCTCGAGGAATGGCGCGCGCGCGCCAAGACCGAGCTCTACGAGGCCTTCGGCATGAGCGAGATCTCGACCTTCATTTCCAGCGCGCCGAGCGTTCCGGTGCGGCCGGGCTCGCCGGGGCGTCCGCAGCCGGGCCGCTTCGTCGCCGCTCTGCCGCGCGAGGAGGGGACAGAACCGCTCGGCCACGGCGAGACCGGCGTGCTCGCCGTGCGCCGCGACGAGAAGGGCCTGATGCTGCGCTATTGGAACCGGCCGGACGAAGAAAGGGAAGCCTTTCGCGGCGATTGGTTCGTCTCCGGCGATCTCGTCGAGTTCGACGCCGATGGCTATATGTGGCACCACGGCCGCGCCGATGAGGTGATGAACGCGCTCGGCTATCGCGTCTCGCCGGCGGAAGTGGAGAAATGCCTGCTGGCGCATCCGCTCGTCGCCGATGCGGCGGTCGCGGAGCGTCCGGGCCGCGACGATCAGACGATCATCAAAGCCTATGTGATCTTGCGCGATGGCGCGACGCTGGGCGAGGAGGATATCCTCGCCCATTGCGCGGATCATCTCGCGGCCTATAAGCGGCCGCGACAGATCGCTTTTCTCGATGCGCTGCCGCGCAATCGCAACGGCAAGCTGCTGCGCGCGGCTTTGCCCTGA
- a CDS encoding bifunctional [glutamine synthetase] adenylyltransferase/[glutamine synthetase]-adenylyl-L-tyrosine phosphorylase, giving the protein MTQTNSRSLLSRALLIIEPIDHAQAAAALARVLERDADGVLATVLAVHGKARPLLEGVLGSSPFLTDLSARDPARLARLLTDDPDASLTRLVEATRNAAKGVADEAELMRALRRAKQEGALLVALADLSKAWDTMQATDALTRLADAALSASIAFTLREAAAAGKLELYDQRSPERGCGWIFLAMGKEGAYELNYSSDIDIIVLFDRSRARVAQPSEDVDLFVKMTKRVVRILSEITPDGYVFRVDLRLRPDPGATPIAIPLEAAFSYYESMGQNWERAAFIKARAAAGDIPAGEAFLKELSPFVWRKNFDFAAIADVHSIKRQIHAFKGHGEIAALGHDLKLGRGGIREIEFFAQTQQLITGGRNPALRGRATLETLDALLANGWIEPRVRDELREAYVFLRDIEHRIQMVADKQTHILPRDEKEALRIARMAGFATLEDFTQALVAHLETVQSHYSHLFESAPQLSSQTGNLVFTGGEDDPGTLETLSRLGFAHPKTVTETIRGWHFGRYAATRSTKARERLTELTPALLEALAATENADRAFLAFDKLLAGLPAGVQLFSVLLANPTLLSLLTAITGAAPKLAATISRRPRVLDAVLEPAFFEHLPDESELAAALARSLAETRSYEEALDAARVFGQEQKFLVGVRVLTGALSVAEAGLAYARLAERLIAALLPRVETELARAHGRIAGGRACVVALGKLGGREMTAASDLDLMLLYDSDPHAESDGERPLATPAYYARLTQRLISALSAPMAQGLLYEVDFRLRPSGSKGPLAVSLKAFEDYHAHEAWSWEHMALTRARVVAGPSDFATIVEEAISAALTRPRDVEKLRQDVLGMRARLERDKPAKSLWDLKQAPGGLIDVEFIAQYLQLRHANAHPACLSTMTSTALERLSDLSLLDPNDAATLIEAARLYQSLTQLLRLSIDNDFDPAHAPRGLVELLLRGGEAVDISHLEAQIVETQRATRAIFLSILGAESKAAPSP; this is encoded by the coding sequence ATGACGCAGACGAATTCCCGCTCGCTGCTCTCCCGCGCCCTCCTCATCATCGAGCCGATCGACCATGCGCAAGCCGCGGCCGCGCTGGCGCGCGTGCTGGAGCGAGACGCCGATGGCGTGCTCGCCACCGTTCTCGCTGTGCATGGAAAAGCGCGCCCTCTGCTCGAAGGCGTCCTCGGCTCCTCGCCTTTTCTCACCGATCTCTCCGCCCGTGATCCCGCCCGGCTCGCGCGCCTGCTCACGGACGATCCCGACGCCAGCCTCACGCGGCTCGTCGAGGCCACGCGCAACGCCGCCAAAGGCGTCGCGGATGAAGCCGAGCTGATGCGCGCGCTGCGGCGCGCCAAGCAGGAGGGCGCGCTGCTGGTCGCGCTCGCCGATCTCTCCAAAGCCTGGGACACGATGCAGGCGACCGATGCGCTCACGCGCCTCGCCGACGCCGCGCTTTCCGCTTCCATCGCCTTCACGCTGCGCGAGGCCGCCGCCGCCGGCAAGCTCGAGCTCTATGACCAGCGCAGCCCCGAGCGCGGCTGCGGCTGGATATTCCTCGCCATGGGCAAGGAAGGCGCCTATGAGCTCAATTACTCTTCCGACATAGACATCATCGTCCTCTTCGACCGCTCGCGCGCGCGCGTCGCGCAGCCGAGCGAGGATGTCGATCTCTTCGTCAAAATGACGAAGCGCGTCGTGCGCATTCTCTCGGAGATCACGCCGGACGGCTATGTGTTTCGCGTCGATCTGCGCCTGCGTCCCGACCCCGGCGCGACGCCCATCGCCATACCGCTCGAGGCGGCCTTCTCTTACTATGAGAGCATGGGCCAGAATTGGGAACGCGCCGCCTTCATCAAGGCGCGCGCGGCGGCCGGCGACATTCCCGCCGGCGAGGCTTTTCTGAAAGAGCTGTCTCCTTTCGTCTGGCGCAAGAATTTCGATTTCGCCGCCATCGCCGACGTGCATTCGATCAAGCGGCAGATTCACGCTTTCAAAGGCCATGGCGAGATCGCCGCGCTGGGGCATGATCTCAAGCTCGGCCGCGGCGGCATTCGCGAGATCGAGTTTTTCGCGCAGACGCAGCAGCTCATCACCGGCGGACGCAATCCCGCATTGCGCGGCCGCGCGACATTGGAGACGCTGGACGCGCTTCTCGCCAATGGGTGGATCGAGCCGCGCGTGCGCGACGAGCTGCGCGAGGCTTACGTGTTTCTGCGCGATATCGAGCATCGCATTCAAATGGTCGCCGACAAGCAGACGCATATTCTGCCGCGCGACGAGAAAGAGGCGCTGCGCATCGCGCGCATGGCCGGCTTCGCCACGCTCGAGGATTTCACGCAGGCGCTAGTCGCGCATCTCGAGACGGTGCAGAGCCATTATTCGCATCTCTTCGAGAGCGCGCCGCAGCTTTCCTCGCAAACGGGCAATCTCGTCTTCACCGGCGGCGAGGACGATCCCGGCACGCTCGAAACATTATCGCGTCTCGGCTTCGCGCATCCCAAGACAGTGACGGAGACGATACGCGGGTGGCATTTCGGCCGCTACGCCGCGACGCGCTCCACCAAGGCGCGCGAGCGCCTGACCGAGCTGACGCCGGCGCTGCTCGAGGCGCTCGCCGCGACGGAGAACGCCGATCGGGCCTTTCTCGCTTTCGACAAATTGCTCGCCGGGCTTCCGGCCGGCGTGCAATTGTTTTCCGTGCTCCTCGCCAATCCGACGCTGCTGTCTTTGCTGACGGCGATCACCGGCGCCGCGCCCAAGCTCGCCGCCACCATCTCGCGGCGCCCGCGCGTGCTCGACGCCGTGCTGGAGCCGGCCTTTTTCGAGCATTTGCCCGATGAATCGGAGCTCGCCGCAGCGCTCGCGCGCAGCCTCGCCGAGACGCGCTCCTATGAGGAGGCGCTCGACGCCGCGCGCGTCTTCGGACAGGAGCAGAAGTTTCTCGTCGGCGTGCGCGTCTTGACCGGCGCGCTCTCTGTGGCGGAGGCCGGCCTCGCCTATGCGCGGCTCGCCGAACGCCTCATCGCCGCTCTGCTGCCGCGCGTCGAGACAGAGCTCGCGCGCGCACATGGGCGCATCGCAGGCGGCCGCGCTTGCGTGGTCGCGCTGGGCAAGCTCGGCGGACGCGAGATGACCGCCGCTTCCGATCTCGATCTCATGCTGCTCTATGACTCCGATCCGCATGCCGAATCGGATGGCGAGCGGCCGCTCGCCACGCCCGCCTATTATGCGCGGCTGACGCAGAGGCTCATTTCCGCGCTGTCTGCGCCAATGGCGCAGGGCCTGCTCTATGAGGTCGATTTTCGGCTGCGGCCGTCCGGCAGCAAAGGGCCGCTGGCGGTGAGCCTGAAGGCTTTCGAGGACTATCACGCACATGAGGCGTGGAGCTGGGAGCATATGGCGCTGACGCGCGCGCGCGTCGTCGCCGGGCCGAGCGATTTCGCGACGATCGTCGAAGAAGCGATAAGCGCCGCGCTGACGCGTCCGCGCGACGTCGAAAAGCTGCGCCAGGACGTTCTCGGTATGCGCGCCCGTCTCGAGCGCGACAAGCCGGCGAAGAGCCTTTGGGATTTGAAGCAGGCGCCGGGCGGGCTGATCGATGTCGAGTTCATCGCGCAATATTTGCAGCTTCGCCATGCGAACGCGCATCCGGCGTGCCTCTCCACCATGACATCGACCGCGCTGGAGCGACTTTCCGATCTCTCCCTATTGGACCCGAACGATGCCGCGACATTGATCGAAGCCGCGCGCCTCTATCAGAGCCTCACGCAATTGCTGCGGCTTTCGATTGACAATGATTTCGATCCGGCGCATGCGCCGCGCGGTCTCGTCGAGCTGCTGCTGCGCGGCGGCGAGGCGGTGGATATCTCCCATCTCGAGGCGCAGATCGTGGAAACGCAGCGCGCGACGCGGGCGATTTTCCTGTCCATTCTCGGCGCCGAAAGCAAAGCAGCGCCCTCGCCCTGA
- a CDS encoding 5-formyltetrahydrofolate cyclo-ligase produces the protein MTVDAKTELRRRTLSRRDLVSHEEAHAASLEVAERALTLVRRFAPRAEATGEVVSVYWPIRSELNTRPLLETLAAAKIATALPVMTAVKRPLIFRAFAPGDDLVKGPFGLSEPAETQPCFDPDIVFSPLAAFDRKGYRLGYGGGIYDATLSQLRAKKRIVAVGVAYACQETDSVPTEPHDQKLDFLLTERELIEFS, from the coding sequence ATGACCGTCGACGCCAAGACCGAACTGCGCCGGCGGACGCTCTCCCGCCGCGATCTCGTCTCCCATGAGGAGGCGCACGCCGCCTCGCTCGAAGTCGCCGAGCGCGCACTGACGCTGGTGCGCCGATTCGCGCCCCGCGCCGAAGCGACCGGCGAGGTCGTCTCGGTCTATTGGCCGATCCGCAGCGAATTGAACACGCGCCCGCTGCTGGAGACTTTGGCGGCGGCGAAGATCGCCACCGCTCTGCCCGTGATGACGGCGGTGAAGCGCCCGTTGATCTTCCGCGCCTTTGCGCCCGGCGACGATCTGGTGAAAGGCCCCTTCGGCCTCTCCGAACCGGCCGAGACACAGCCCTGCTTCGATCCCGATATCGTCTTCTCGCCGCTCGCCGCCTTCGACCGCAAGGGCTATCGGCTGGGCTATGGCGGCGGCATCTATGACGCGACGCTCTCTCAGCTGCGCGCCAAGAAGCGCATCGTGGCCGTCGGCGTCGCCTACGCCTGCCAGGAGACCGATTCCGTGCCGACCGAGCCGCACGATCAGAAGCTGGATTTCCTGCTGACCGAGCGGGAGCTGATCGAATTTTCGTGA
- a CDS encoding XRE family transcriptional regulator, whose translation MVTKKQNPAPGVRENPHLGSTFESWLDEQGIREEVTAAAIKEVIAAQLAAEMKKKGITKARMAEMMETSRAQIDRLLDPKNDSATLATLVRAAKVVGRRLRFELV comes from the coding sequence ATGGTGACGAAAAAGCAAAACCCTGCGCCGGGCGTCAGAGAAAATCCTCATCTCGGCTCGACTTTCGAGAGCTGGCTGGACGAGCAGGGCATTCGCGAGGAAGTCACGGCCGCGGCGATCAAGGAGGTGATCGCCGCGCAGCTCGCCGCCGAGATGAAAAAGAAAGGAATCACCAAAGCGCGGATGGCCGAGATGATGGAGACGAGCCGCGCTCAGATCGATCGGCTGCTCGATCCGAAGAACGACAGCGCCACGCTCGCCACACTGGTGCGTGCGGCCAAGGTCGTCGGCCGGCGCTTGCGCTTCGAGCTGGTGTGA
- a CDS encoding class I SAM-dependent methyltransferase: MSDARGVSGFSFFEHGLDRQAIEAAYARWAPVYDLVFSHMLGPGRRAVATIASRADGRILDVGVGTGLELPMFRDRARVVGVDLSEHMLQRASARVAREGLKNIAGLARMDASRLAFCDASFACVVAPYLLTVVPDPEETLDELARVVRPGGEIVLVNHVSSPDWPMSALEQLIGESFSVTLGWRPQFPWSIIGDWIDSRTDMRLTERRVLPPFGLFTLTRIERLARWGEHSRRPYDEHRRPFEHA; the protein is encoded by the coding sequence ATGAGCGATGCGCGTGGCGTTTCCGGGTTCAGCTTTTTCGAGCACGGCCTCGATCGCCAGGCGATAGAGGCCGCCTACGCCCGCTGGGCGCCTGTCTATGATCTCGTCTTCTCCCATATGCTCGGCCCCGGCCGGCGCGCCGTGGCGACGATCGCCTCGCGCGCCGATGGGCGCATTTTGGACGTCGGGGTCGGCACCGGCCTCGAGCTGCCCATGTTCCGCGATAGAGCGCGGGTTGTCGGCGTCGATCTCTCCGAGCACATGCTGCAGCGCGCCTCCGCCCGCGTCGCCCGCGAGGGGCTGAAGAATATCGCCGGCCTCGCCCGCATGGACGCGAGCCGCCTCGCCTTCTGCGACGCCAGCTTCGCCTGCGTGGTGGCGCCTTATCTGCTGACCGTGGTGCCGGACCCGGAGGAGACGCTGGATGAGCTCGCCCGCGTGGTGCGGCCGGGCGGCGAGATCGTGCTGGTCAATCACGTCAGCTCGCCGGATTGGCCGATGTCGGCGCTGGAACAGCTCATCGGCGAGAGCTTTTCCGTCACTCTGGGCTGGCGCCCGCAATTCCCGTGGTCGATCATCGGCGACTGGATCGACTCGCGCACCGACATGCGCCTCACCGAGCGCCGCGTGCTGCCGCCCTTCGGCCTGTTCACGCTGACGCGCATAGAGCGCCTCGCCCGCTGGGGCGAGCATTCCCGCCGGCCCTATGACGAGCATCGTCGGCCGTTCGAGCACGCGTGA
- a CDS encoding type II toxin-antitoxin system RelE/ParE family toxin, whose translation MREWLNELPLDDRRAVGRDMMKVQLGWPVGLPLCRALSCGLWEVRSSLPSKREARVFFGFHGGALIALHAFVKKTQRTPAGELTLARQRLKEVASW comes from the coding sequence GTGCGCGAATGGCTGAATGAATTGCCGCTCGACGATCGTCGCGCCGTCGGGCGCGACATGATGAAGGTCCAGCTCGGCTGGCCGGTGGGCTTGCCCTTGTGCCGAGCGTTGAGCTGCGGCTTGTGGGAGGTTCGGTCGTCCTTGCCGAGCAAGCGCGAGGCGCGCGTCTTCTTCGGCTTTCATGGGGGTGCGCTGATCGCGCTCCATGCATTCGTCAAGAAGACGCAACGCACGCCGGCGGGTGAGCTGACGCTCGCGCGGCAGAGGCTGAAAGAGGTCGCATCATGGTGA
- a CDS encoding polymer-forming cytoskeletal protein, which yields MKDFRPEEKNVVYIGEGVTLTGSVKAQDTIVVDGAVDGEISCSQLIVGPSGVVNGAISVSDADIYGRIGTDITIKQLLIVRSTGRVEGKWIYGEIEVEKGGVLFGTAESTEIRSERKPVNAKEEKASFKSFEKPALVASNDADADAAPVTSISSRALRDRRKA from the coding sequence ATGAAAGACTTCCGACCTGAAGAAAAGAATGTCGTCTATATCGGAGAGGGCGTGACGCTGACGGGTTCCGTCAAGGCGCAGGACACGATCGTCGTCGACGGCGCCGTCGATGGCGAGATCTCTTGCAGCCAGCTGATCGTCGGCCCGTCGGGCGTCGTCAATGGCGCGATCTCCGTCTCCGACGCGGACATCTATGGCCGCATCGGCACGGATATCACCATCAAGCAGCTGCTGATCGTGCGCTCCACCGGCCGCGTCGAAGGCAAGTGGATCTATGGCGAGATCGAGGTCGAGAAGGGCGGCGTGCTGTTCGGCACGGCGGAATCGACCGAGATCCGTTCCGAGCGCAAGCCCGTGAACGCGAAGGAAGAAAAGGCCTCCTTCAAGAGCTTCGAGAAGCCCGCGCTGGTCGCCTCCAATGACGCCGACGCCGACGCCGCGCCCGTCACCAGCATCTCGTCGCGCGCGCTGCGCGATCGCCGCAAGGCCTGA
- a CDS encoding GNAT family N-acetyltransferase, producing the protein MSQPQPPVPPSTPFVAPTRTRLAGRLTTLVPLAAAHADDLYAATHEQPRAEEREALWRYLFIGPFPDRAAFRAAVERMEAATDAVWFTVLDSDGHAVGFQSYMNIEPANRAVEVGGVLYSPALQRSAAATEAQYLFAAHAFETLGCRRYVWKCDNANEKSKAAALRLGFSPEGLFRQHMIVKGRNRDTAWFSMLDSEWPARRAAFEAFLDPGNFDASGRQKTPLSALNGQARAADRD; encoded by the coding sequence ATGTCACAACCGCAGCCTCCGGTCCCGCCCTCGACGCCCTTCGTCGCCCCCACGCGCACACGCCTCGCCGGCCGGCTGACGACGCTCGTCCCGCTCGCGGCGGCCCATGCCGACGATCTCTATGCGGCGACGCATGAGCAGCCCCGCGCCGAGGAGCGCGAGGCGCTGTGGCGCTATCTCTTCATCGGCCCTTTCCCCGACCGCGCCGCCTTCCGCGCCGCCGTCGAGAGAATGGAGGCCGCGACCGACGCCGTCTGGTTCACCGTGCTCGACAGCGACGGCCACGCTGTCGGCTTCCAGTCCTATATGAACATCGAGCCGGCCAATCGCGCCGTCGAAGTGGGCGGCGTGCTCTATTCCCCGGCTCTGCAGCGCAGCGCAGCGGCGACCGAGGCGCAATATTTATTCGCCGCCCACGCCTTCGAGACGCTGGGCTGCCGCCGCTATGTCTGGAAATGCGACAACGCCAATGAGAAATCCAAGGCGGCGGCGCTGCGGCTCGGCTTCTCGCCGGAAGGGCTCTTCCGCCAGCATATGATCGTCAAGGGCCGCAATCGCGACACCGCCTGGTTTTCCATGCTGGACAGCGAGTGGCCGGCGCGCCGAGCCGCCTTCGAGGCCTTTCTCGATCCCGGCAATTTCGACGCCTCGGGCCGCCAGAAAACGCCGCTTTCGGCCTTGAACGGGCAGGCCCGCGCGGCAGATAGGGACTGA
- the mnmA gene encoding tRNA 2-thiouridine(34) synthase MnmA gives MTTAGASLLNSLDLPKPPGETRVVVAMSGGVDSSVVAALLREEGYDVVGVTLQLYDHGEATHRKGACCAGQDIQDARQVAARLGIPHYVLDYESRFRETVIDTFAQSYASGETPVPCVACNQFVKFVDLFETAKDLGADALATGHYIASREDGSGGRALYRAFDAARDQSYFLFATTRAQLDMLRFPLGEYAKSEVRDLARRFGLDIAEKPDSQDICFVPSGHYTDLVERLSPGAAVPGDIVHVDGRVLGRHAGVIHYTIGQRRGLGLGAAVSGRAAEPLFVVRLDAAKAQVVVGPREALETRRIALRDVNWIGAGDLSDLPAEGLPISARVRSTRPPTPALLRPLPGGGAEVVFETGEFGVSPGQACVFYERDDTRGRVLGGGFIAHAEAEPPAPEPALELDRSA, from the coding sequence ATGACGACGGCCGGCGCCAGCCTACTCAACAGCCTCGATCTGCCCAAGCCGCCGGGCGAGACGCGGGTCGTCGTGGCCATGTCCGGCGGCGTCGACTCCAGCGTCGTCGCCGCTCTTCTGCGCGAGGAAGGCTATGACGTCGTGGGCGTCACGCTGCAGCTCTACGACCATGGCGAGGCCACGCATCGCAAGGGCGCCTGCTGCGCCGGCCAGGACATTCAAGACGCGCGCCAGGTAGCGGCGCGGCTCGGCATTCCGCATTACGTGCTCGACTATGAGAGCCGCTTCCGCGAGACCGTCATCGACACTTTCGCGCAGAGCTACGCCAGCGGCGAGACGCCGGTTCCCTGCGTCGCCTGCAATCAATTCGTGAAATTCGTCGATCTTTTCGAGACCGCCAAGGATCTCGGCGCCGACGCGCTCGCCACCGGCCATTACATCGCCTCGCGCGAGGACGGCTCCGGCGGCCGCGCGCTCTATCGCGCCTTCGACGCCGCGCGCGATCAGAGCTACTTTCTCTTCGCCACGACGCGCGCGCAGCTCGACATGCTGCGCTTTCCGCTCGGCGAATACGCCAAATCCGAGGTGCGCGATCTGGCCCGGCGCTTCGGCCTCGACATCGCCGAGAAGCCGGACAGCCAGGACATTTGCTTCGTTCCGAGCGGCCATTACACCGATCTGGTCGAACGCCTGTCGCCCGGCGCCGCCGTGCCCGGCGACATCGTCCATGTCGATGGGCGCGTGCTCGGCCGCCATGCCGGCGTCATCCATTACACCATCGGCCAGCGGCGCGGCCTCGGCCTCGGCGCCGCCGTCTCCGGCCGCGCGGCCGAGCCGCTCTTCGTGGTGCGGCTCGACGCCGCCAAGGCGCAGGTCGTCGTCGGCCCGCGCGAGGCGCTGGAGACGCGCCGAATCGCCCTGCGCGACGTGAATTGGATCGGCGCGGGCGATCTTTCCGATCTGCCGGCCGAGGGCCTGCCGATCTCCGCGCGCGTGCGCTCCACTCGTCCGCCGACGCCGGCGCTGCTGCGGCCGCTGCCGGGCGGCGGGGCGGAGGTCGTTTTCGAGACCGGCGAGTTCGGCGTCTCGCCGGGCCAGGCTTGCGTCTTCTATGAGCGCGACGACACGCGCGGCCGCGTGCTCGGCGGCGGCTTCATCGCGCATGCCGAGGCGGAGCCCCCCGCGCCGGAGCCGGCGCTCGAGCTCGATCGGAGTGCGTGA